Proteins co-encoded in one Timaviella obliquedivisa GSE-PSE-MK23-08B genomic window:
- a CDS encoding tetratricopeptide repeat protein has protein sequence MERLQWLGLVAAMNLFGQVPAMAINQPGINQPETNQPVLLAKQPQEFDALQDFSYWSNLCHLQTDTGVYDQALEACKKAIAIEPEDSGIWADHSEILLKLKKYPDAIASADQALVFNPKNSLALTYKCMAYEALNDNDKALDICTEALRVDGAWGRKSPAIAWLHRGIILAQKQNYEQAVIAYDRVLLMEPKESITLAYRCASLTELVQYELAMASCTEAIEGNGNWGDLSAAFAWLTQGKLLTRLGQYAEAIGAYDKAIAIDPNSAITWAGQGYVLEKLRRYEEALTSYNRAVQIKADYTMALVGQCKMLNKTRQYEPAAAACDLAIQGDGTWRESGIAEGWTQRSIALTGQGKYEDAMAAANRAVGIREDYAEAWNYRGVIFWYLKQYPEAIASIQRAVSLDPTYAQAWANQAAVLRTLAQYESALSAYDQAIRIDPQNDEFWANRSVTLWSLSRYDEAIVSADRSVLLNPNSTQGWYNRGVALYALKRYPEALNAYRKVTEIDSQNVNALTGAGIVLVQLKQYDEAKKTLEAALAINPELALAQTTLQTVLQKQQQQFMEQQQRQQEQIMQQIFQPER, from the coding sequence ATGGAACGCCTTCAGTGGTTAGGGTTGGTCGCGGCAATGAATTTGTTTGGACAAGTTCCCGCCATGGCAATAAATCAGCCAGGAATAAATCAGCCGGAGACGAATCAGCCTGTGCTATTAGCAAAGCAACCTCAGGAATTTGATGCCTTGCAGGATTTTAGCTACTGGTCAAATCTTTGCCATTTGCAAACCGATACGGGCGTTTATGATCAGGCATTGGAAGCTTGCAAAAAAGCGATCGCCATTGAACCCGAAGATTCTGGAATTTGGGCAGACCACAGCGAGATTTTACTCAAGCTGAAGAAGTATCCTGACGCGATCGCTTCTGCCGATCAAGCGCTGGTATTTAATCCCAAAAACTCCCTCGCTCTGACGTACAAATGCATGGCATACGAGGCATTAAACGACAATGATAAAGCTTTAGATATTTGCACCGAAGCCCTCCGTGTTGACGGCGCTTGGGGACGGAAATCACCCGCGATCGCTTGGCTTCATCGGGGCATTATTCTTGCCCAAAAACAGAACTATGAACAAGCCGTTATTGCCTACGATCGCGTGCTGTTGATGGAGCCGAAAGAGTCAATTACTTTAGCCTATCGCTGTGCTTCGTTAACCGAACTGGTGCAGTATGAATTAGCCATGGCAAGCTGCACTGAAGCCATAGAAGGAAACGGCAACTGGGGCGATTTGTCGGCTGCATTTGCTTGGCTGACTCAAGGTAAACTACTGACCCGCTTAGGGCAATATGCCGAGGCGATCGGAGCTTATGACAAGGCGATCGCCATTGATCCGAACAGTGCAATTACCTGGGCAGGACAAGGCTATGTACTAGAAAAATTACGTCGCTATGAAGAGGCATTGACCTCCTACAATCGTGCCGTACAAATCAAAGCAGATTACACGATGGCACTAGTCGGTCAATGCAAAATGCTCAACAAAACACGACAGTATGAACCCGCTGCGGCTGCCTGTGACTTGGCGATACAAGGAGATGGAACCTGGAGAGAAAGTGGCATCGCTGAAGGCTGGACACAGCGCAGTATTGCCCTAACGGGACAAGGTAAATACGAAGATGCAATGGCGGCAGCAAATCGGGCGGTAGGCATCCGAGAAGATTACGCCGAAGCTTGGAATTATCGAGGCGTAATCTTCTGGTATTTGAAGCAGTATCCAGAAGCGATCGCCTCTATTCAGCGAGCCGTCTCTTTAGATCCCACCTATGCTCAAGCCTGGGCAAACCAAGCCGCCGTACTGCGAACCTTAGCACAGTATGAATCGGCTCTTTCTGCATACGATCAAGCCATTCGCATTGATCCACAAAATGATGAATTTTGGGCAAATCGCAGCGTTACGCTTTGGTCACTTTCTCGTTATGATGAAGCGATCGTTTCAGCCGATCGCTCCGTTCTACTGAATCCTAATTCGACGCAAGGCTGGTATAACCGAGGCGTTGCACTTTATGCCCTAAAGCGGTACCCCGAAGCGTTAAATGCATATCGTAAAGTCACTGAGATTGATTCCCAAAACGTGAATGCTTTGACAGGAGCGGGAATCGTATTGGTGCAACTCAAACAATACGACGAAGCCAAGAAAACCTTAGAGGCAGCGTTGGCAATTAATCCTGAATTGGCTTTAGCCCAGACAACTCTCCAGACCGTGCTCCAAAAGCAACAACAGCAGTTTATGGAGCAACAGCAACGTCAGCAAGAACAGATCATGCAACAGATTTTTCAGCCTGAGAGGTAA